DNA sequence from the Colletotrichum higginsianum IMI 349063 chromosome 10, whole genome shotgun sequence genome:
ATCAAGCAAACCGACGACAGCGTGTCTGTTCCAAGGGACCTGGCCCTAGTACAACTTCACCCGCCACACCTTCTGGGCCCTACACTCTTTGTAGCCATGGAAGATGGACAGGTGGTGTCGTTCAACGTTTCAAAGCAGGACTTCTCCTTGTCTAGCCGAAAGAGCGTCACACTGGGTAGCCAACAGGCCGGTCTCCACGTTCTTCCCAGgccaggcggcgagggcatcAGCAATATCTTCGCCACCACCGAGCACTCCAGCCTCATCTACAGCTCAGAGGGACGCATCATCTATTCGGCAGCCACCGCCGAAGACGTTACGTACATCGCGCCTTTTGACTCGGAAGCTTTTCCCGACGCCATCTTCCTTGCCACAGACCAAAACATCCGGATTGCCCACATCGACGCCGAAAGGAGAACCCATGTCAATCCATTGCCGCTGCGCGAGACGGTTCGCAGGGTGGCGTACTCGCCGGCGTTGCGGGCTTTCGGCATCGGAACCATTAGCCGGGAACTCGTCAATAATGAAGAAGTAGTCACCAGCTCGTTCCGGCTTGTCGACGAGATCGTACTTGGAGTTGTTGGAAAACCGTTCCACCTCGACGGTTCGACGTCAACAGAGATGGTTGAGAGCGTCATCAGAGCAGAACTGCCGGACAGCATGGGCCAGCCCGCCGAGAGATTCATCATTGGTACGAGCTACTTGGCCGATCCGGAAATGGATGAGAACAGCGACGTTAGAGGACGCattctcgtcctcggcgtggATTCCGATAAGAACCCTTACCTGATTGTGAGCCACGAGCTGAAAGGCGCCTGCCGGAGCCTTGGTATCATGGGCGAGAAGCTTGTCGCCGGCCTGAGCAAGACGGTGGTGGTATATGAGTATGCTGAGGAGTCGAGCACTTCAGGCGCACTGCGCAAGCTGGCCACATTCCGGCCTTCGACGTTTCCAGTTGACATTGACGTCAACGGAAACATGATTGGCATCGCTGATTTGATGCAATCAATGACTTTGGTTGAGTTTATCCCAGCCCAAGATGGAAACAAGGCCAAGCTTGTGGAGCGGGCCCGTCACTTCCAGTACATCTGGGCCACCTCGGTGTGCCACCTAGAAGGGCACTCGTGGCTGGAAGCGGATGCGCAGGGCAACCTGATGGTGCTGCGGAGGAATCCCGACGCGCCGACAGAGCATGACCAGAAGCAGATGGAGGTAACGAGCGAGTTCCACCTTGGTGAACAAGTCAACAAAATCCGGCCACTCGACATCACGCCCAACGAGAACGACCCCATCGTACCTAAGGCGTTCCTCGCGACGGTAAGACGATTCCAACGTACGATACTGCGTGCAAGTAAGGAACTAACAGCTCATAGGTTGAGGGGTCGCTTTATGTATTTGCGGACATCAAGTCGGAATACCAAAGTCTCTTGCTTCAATTCCAGGAGAGACTGGCGGATGTGGTCAAAACCCTGGGACAGGCAGGCGGCGACTCTACTTCGGGCCTGTCCTTCATGGCGTGGCGAGGCTTCAGAAATGCCAAACGGGCCGCGGACGGGCCTTTCCggttcgtcgacggcgagttGATTGAGCgcttcttggacttggacgagGCAAAACAAGAGGCCGTCGTTCAGGGTCTTGGTCCAACAGTCGAAAACATGCGGAAcctggtcgaggagctgaagcGCATGCATTAAAGCATTACATGTATATGACGGGATATTTTGAGAGGGGGAGTTTGGCGGGAACGGGGCGAGCATTGGTGAAGACCCCCGACAGAGTAGATACTGTAATTCTGGGTATTAGGTTCGCAAAAGGCTACAATTGACTTACGGTAGAAGAACTACAGATGAGTCAATTGGGCCCTGCAACCCCGGTGCATAAGTCAATGGATGATGGCCAAGTTGCGAATGCCAGAATTTGCCGCCGGGATGCGTTGCGTTAATGGGGGGCTTGCAGATATCCACAGTAACGCTGTCATCACTCGTGCCACTCCGGAAAGGGCCGGGTCCCAGCTGTCTCCACCAGCCAATCAAGGGCCGCCAATTTCAGAAACGTTATGCCTGAGGCCATAGGTCAGAAAGCTTTCCGGCAATCCCAATCCTCAAACCACGAGCATCACGAAAAAAGACGCTCTCCTAACCCCCCAAACGTCATCCCTCCCCCAATTGCATCTCGCAACAAGCAGCTTTCGCCGCAAACCGCCTCCTCTccgctcttcctcctccccggatATCACGAGATGGCGCCCCTCGCACACGCATCCCGCACCTGCCTGCGGCAGCTGGCGCGAAGCAGCCCTTCCGCGACGACGGCTGCGCGCGCCCTcagcacctcggccgcccgAAACGacacgacggcctcgagctaCTCTAGCCCCTTCAAGGGCGCCCAGGCTGGCAACAAGATCCCCGACTTCAGCAAGTACATGAGCAAGGGTTCCGCCAGCAACAACCAGCTCTTCGGATACTTCATGGTCGGCACCATGggcgccatcaccgccgccggtgccAAGTCTACTGTCCAGGGTAGGGAAGCCCTTCCGTTGCCCCGAGAACCGGCATCCGAGAAGCAAAAGACGACGAGAGATGCATTGGGGAAGAGCACAGCTATGTTGGAAATTGTAGGCTGACGGATTGTGCCGTATTGCAGAGTTCCTCGTCAACATGTCCGCCTCAGCCGACGTCTTGGCCAtggccaaggtcgaggtcgacctctCCACCATCCCCGAGGGCAAGAACGTGAGTAGCCTGACAACAGTAGTCCCGAACGGCTTTGGCCTTGCGGAACGGCTATACTGACATCTGCGGACAACAGGTTATCATCAAGTGGAGAGGCAAGCCCGTCTTCATCCGCCACCGCACCcaggccgagatcgacgaggccaacaaggtctccgtttCCTCCCTCCGTGACCcccaggccgacgaggaccgTGTCAAGACCCCCGAGTGGCTCATCATGCTGGGTACGTTTTCTCAGTTTTACCTTTCTCGGTGACAATCCCAACAATGACCGATGTGTGTGCCGGGCTGTTGGAGGAGGTGGCGCGCCCCAGTCGATCAGCCACGGCCTCTTGGCATCTGCATTTTGGACTTTGTCACTGACGTGACGAGCCACCTGCTGACCTGAGTTTCTCTCTAGGTGTCTGCACGCACTTGGGTTGTGTTCCcatcggcgaggccggcgactTCGGCGGTTGGTTCTGCCCCTGCCACGGATCCCACTACGACATTTCCGGCCGCATCAGAAAAGGACCTGCTCCCCTCAACCTCGAGATCCCCGAATACGACTTCCCTGAGGATGGCAAGCTGGTCATTGGTTAAGCAGTATCTCTGTAAGAATATAAAGACGCAACGCGGGGGAAGGGAGAATAGTGAGGAATCGAGGATGGGAAGAGCAAGGCCCGGGTCCCCCTTCGAGGAGACGCTGGCGTTGATGGCAACAACAACGAACTACTAGAACACTTTTTTTATTCTTTGCATCGGGAACGACGAGCCGTGGGTGCCGGCTTTGGGTCCCCCGTCccaaagagagaaagaggtcaattttctttttgttttcttaGACGTGTCCCACCGGGCAATGATGCCAATGTACAAAAGTCACACGAGCGTCCAGGAACAATGAGTAGCCTCGCCACTTGCTAATAGCCAACCGTCGGCCTGGGTTTGTGATCTTCGCGCGGCGAGTGATGATGGACTGATGACAGCATACAGACAAACCTGGGACGGATGTTTCCAACCAGCCCTTTTTTtggttctttttttttttttttggcaaGAATGGGAAGCGTACATGTGACGGCATCTGACGATGCTCAAACGGAGGCGACGGGCCTCGGTACCGGGCTTTTCGAACACCGGCCAGGGTCCGAGCTTGGGTACGGAAGCCGCCAGAGGTCGAGGCTTTTCGGCCAACTCTTGTAGGCAAGGCCGCCACGTTCCCCAAGGCGCGGGACTTGACCGACTTGTTCGGGTCGATCAGACTGGGCCCCGCGGCCATGCGACAGCAGGCTTCGACGCTCAGATGGGCACACGCGCCACACTTTTGAATTCTCTCCGATCCCATTGACTTGTCGGCGCATTGCCTGACAGGTGTGACGCGTTGGTGTTTGGGACGGCGGTCTCAGTGGCATGGGGGGCATGAAGCGGGACAACAGTGTTGGAGAAACGGGGGACCATCTTGATGGGGACCAATTGAGTGCTGGAGAAGACGTCCGAGAGGACGGATGAGGTAGGTGAGAGAGGAGACGGACCGGAGGAGTGGAGGGAGAGGTATATGGAGGAGGCTAGGGAGTTGAGAGGGTATCAATCGCCCCGACGACAGCGAGGGCATTTGTCCTGTTATGAGGCGCGTCTAGAGTGTGGAAACAGACAGACTCACCCCGTCCGCTGTCTTTTACCCATGGCAAGTTCTCGACTCACCACCAGCGCCCCCCCCTTGGAGTTCATGAACGGGATGTGCGAGTTGCTGTCGACGATGATTGTATCCAAACCCTGTGTTCTCGGCAAAAGAGATGGGCATTATCGCCGCAGATAATGAGATGACACTCGGAGCATGCATGAACCAGGCAGAACCGTCCAAACTGGTCTACAACATGGCTATTGCTGTAGATCTAGACACGCATTCCGCCCGCGGAAACAAGCAACAGATGGGACGGCAGATATTTCAGAGCTCCGCCTTGTCGCAGAGAGTATGGATACAGCACCTAAACAGCAGAAGCACTAGCACCAAACACCTACAGCAACACCAAACACCAcaacgtcgacatcgccaGTGGCTACGGCGGGGACCGGGGTCTGTTACCTCCCAGACCCTTGTCTTCCCCTACTCCACACGCAAGAAAAACGGAACCAAGCGAACCAATAACATCCTCCAAAGGGGCGGCTGGGGGGGCGGCTCGGGGGATGGATGAGACGCTGTTCCGCGACAAGTGCCGTCTGATTTGCGTGATCCTCAAACTCTGCTGAACTTCAGTGTCCCTTTCTTTGCGTCAGTGACAGGGGGCCGGAGAACAATCACATCACGGCTGATGATCTGAGTGATGAGGCTCCTTTCTGAGTTTGATATTGGGCGGGCATGGCGGCTGTCAGTGCCGAGAGGAAACACATTGGAGCTTGTCGAGTGGTGATGAATTGGAGAAGTGAGAACGAGAGACCATGAGACGGTTCCAAGTCCCTCGGGTCTGAGACGTCGAAAGGCTATGACGACTCGGCTCTCGAGATGTTTTTCTGAACATTCCGGCAAACGCGAATGCTAGCCAACGAAGCTGCTCCACCGCATCCGTCTCATCGATCGAGCTCCGATTATTCTTATCTCACCCTGCCCTGCTATCCCCTCGACGGTCCCGTCATCCTCACCCGGACCAGCTGCCGAAACGAGGGGGCTTCGACCAGACCAGACAGGCTCGAGCCGCGCTCTCCAGCCAACGGGACGGGATGAACTCTTGGCTCGCACCGCATCGCGTACCGACTCCTCCTGTCCATGTGGGCTCCCACGTCCGGAGGACAGTCCAGCCGGATGTCCCTGATTCCACTCCTCTCAGGGGGGCAACGGGCTCCATTTCTGGCTCTACGTGGCTGCCAAGCCGCTTCGAGAGCCGGTGCAAGCAGCGGATATCCTGATGGTCACCGGGCTGGCCTTTCCCAAGCAAGTTGCTCAGGGGAGGATTCTGTCCGTCCATGTCGCGGCTGTGAGACGAATCCAACATGCCAGCCGGCTCTGACACCAGCCCCTCGTCTCTCTCCTGGCCGATGGATGCTGTGTCAAGTCGCAGTTAGGTCGTATATaagtcgtcgtcttcttcggtTTTAGTTCTGAGGAGGAAACTGTTCCTACTTCTCATCAAGCACTTCCGTCGACCACAGCCTTTCTCCTTCGTTCAGTTCCTGGGAACTCCCTTTCATTTTGTATTCCTATCTTTGTTTCATTCTCTAAATCAGATCCTTTTAGGCTGGTCCTTCTTTTTATACAATATTGTTTCTACTGTATTATTCACATAACGACGTTTTGACAGAATAAACAGACCTCGTCCCCAATATCTCCCACAATGAAATTCCAAACCCCCACCGTTctcgcggccctcgtcgccctcgccgccgccgaggtgcCCCAGGAACACTCGCACGAGAAGTACCTCCGGGCCGTCAACGCCCTGCTGAAGCAGGACAACCCCAACAAtatcgtcgacgccgtcttcggcctgctcggcaacgccgccgccgccgacggcgcgggcgacgtGACGAACCTCGACTGCTTGCACCAGGTGACGGCCGACTCGGCCTTCagcgccgccaaggccgccggcgacgtcgacggcatggCCAGCGCCCTTGtcttccgcgccgtcgagcgcaacacgggcgccgtcggcctcaaGAGCGTGCTGTGCGATGAGACGGCCGTGAACCCGGAGATCGCGGCCCTGACCCAGCACCAGGACCCGGCGTCGGagaacgccgccgaggagaacaAGGCCATCACGCTGGAGCTGGCGCGGCAGCTCGCAGCCGTCGGGGCCGACCCGCAACTCGCGCTCGACTCGGGCACTTTTGCCCCTGGTGATGTGAGTACCCGGAGGTGTATACTTTCTGTGAGAGCGAGATTGGCTGATACGAAGATAGGTCAACGACGCCACAGGGGCTGGGAACACCTGTGACGATGCTGACGATGCCGAAGGGTGCATCTTCACCCAAGGTCTGCTCGTTCAGGATGCCACTCCCGAGGagatcgacgccgccgtggccgaaggcgccggcggtgCGGGCGGGAATGCCGGGAACGCTGGCggtgatgctgctgccgacgacggtgctGCCGGTAAGCTCTCCAAGGTCACCTTGAGGTTGTATCGCGGGTAACTGGAACTGACGATTCTTCAGCATGCCCTGCCGGCAACGCGACCGAGAGCGCCGCGAACTCGACGAGCGCCACGACCAGACTGCGCGCCAGGGTCCGCCGCAGCACTCCCGTCGCGAGGAGTCCCTTGAGCAAGGCGGTCCTGTCCCAGCGCGGTGCCACGGCCACGGTGCGCCGTCAGAACAACAACGGCACTGCTGACGCCGGTGATGACGCGGACAACGCGGACAACAACGCAGGcaacgacgccgccaccgggACCACCAATAACGTCCAGACCTTCACGGGCGACCTCGGGggccccgcgccgcccgtgTCCTCTTCCGCGTCCTCGGACAAGCCGTTCGAGGTCAACGGCGCGACGTTCCTCAACGCGGGCGCGGCGCTGCAGCGGTCGTGCGCGGTGCAGCACAACGCGTGCGCGGACGCGGCCAACtcgggcgccgaggacgtcaGCGTGGCCGACTGCGACGCGCAGGAGGACTCGTGCCTTGCGGCGGCGTCCCTCAAGAAGCTCCGGCGCGCGTCCGGGCTCAAcgcgggcgggcggcggatGCGCATCGCGGCGTCCGGTCTGGTCCGCGGCCGTCAGGCTTTCGACTTTGGCGAGTGCGCGGACCCGAGCATCCAGTTCGCCGAGGGGCTCGACGGGCGGGCGGAGGCGTCGTTCGGCCCCGCGGGCGACTTCGACCACGGGTCGGCGCagaacatcaacatcatcagCGGCTTCATCTGCGGCCAGCTGGGGTCGAGGTGCCAGGCGGACGAGGCTGCCGTGGCGGCTTGCGAGCAGGGCCAGGCTGATGCGCAGGGTCTCGAGGGGCAAGAGGCTGCCGATGCGTTCAACTCGGCATTGGGTCTCTGAGGGGGGCGTTGTTGGTGGTACGTGATGGATGTGTAGATGCAGTTTCTTGGTGTTAGTCCGTCAGTTGTTGGGTGTGTAAGATGAGAAGAGGCCAAGTTGGGTGGGCGGGCTGAGGGCCTGGTGGTTGCGGGTCAAATTACTTCATGGCTTGCATGGAACATGAATAACGAAACGAATTTTTGATCCTTTTGTTCCTTTGTTATTTGATGTGAAAGCTGGTTTACGGACGCCAAAAACCCGAGTTGAAGTATTCATCATAGAGTTCGTACTGGAACCGGTTGTGAAATCAAACCTATCTTAAACGAGTGGTTTCCTAGCATAATTTCAAATTTCCTTACCAAAAAAACCGTGCATTTTATATAAACTCCTCTTAGTAACGAGCGAACACTAGAAAACATACAAAATTAATTtagaaaaaaaaaagccctTCACTTACTGTGGGATCTTTATGCGGCGTCTTCCTGGATCGCAGCTCCAAATCTCATCTCACTCCACATTCCCAAAACAACGCTGGCATCTGAATTTTttctcactcacacacaaCCTAACTCACTCACCTACTCACTCCATACTCAAAACCACAACCACACCCTGAGAAGACGGCTTTCTCAAACGGTAGACCTTATCAAGCCATGGCCGAGTTCTCGtacgccgccatcggcgagCGGGATTTCCGAATCCTCTCGCTGTCACCAGGAAAATCCGATGAGCCCCTCCGCGGCGAGCTCCTGGTCCGCCCCATCGACACCTACATCGACGAGGCCAGTAAACACGAAGGCGAGTTGCCCGAGTCGGCAGACTCGTACGAGGCCGTCTCCTACGTCTGGGGCTCCGACGACAAGCCCCGGCGCATCGCCTCGCCCGCCGGCGCAGAGATCGCCATCACCGAGAACCTCTACCACTGCCTCAGGCGCATTCGCCTCGGCGACCGTCCGCGCCTCGTCTGGGTCGACGCCCTGTGCATCAACCAGTCCGACGACCGGGAGAAGGAGTCGCAGATCATGCTCATGCACGACATCTTCGTCAGCGCCCGCCGCGTGCTCGCCtacctcggcgaggaggccgacggcaGCAAGCGGGCCGTCGAGCTGATCCAGAAGTACTGGCGCATCAACATCCCGAACCCCCTCAACGCCGGCGCCCGCGCCTTCGTCGAGAACCTGCTCTCCGAGCCGGTGCCCGACGCACCTGCTGGAagcgaggccgagctgcCCCCgccgggcgacgaggagtgGATGGCCGTGTCGCGCTTCTGGAACCGCCCGTGGTTCCGCCGCGTCTGGGTCGTGCAGGAGTTCATCCTGGCGCGCGACGTTCTGATGATCtgcggcgacgaggcggtgAACTGGGCAAAGCTGTGGCCCGCCACGATCGCGCTCGAGGAGCCCGAGAGCCCGCCCTGGCCGCTCGTCAAcaccgccggcgaggagctcaagggcGCGGCCGACTTGATGGCCAACATGGCACAGAGGCTGCGCTTCTTCCAGCTCGGCTCCATGAGGGGCAACTCGGACGAGCATGGTcacggagacgacgacggacatGAGCACGGGGGTGGATGCTGTGGAGGTCATGGTAGCCACGACCACGGtcacgaccacgaccacgacgaggaggaagaggacgacaAAGACgccgaagatgccgaggagggcgatgatgatgaagatgatggagAGTGGGAGTCAGAGGACGGAGACGATTCCGGCCGCTCGACAGATCTCCTCAGCCTGCTGCTGTCCTTCCGCGAAGTCGAGGCCACCGACCCGCGGGATCTCTACTtcgcgctcctcggcctcgcctccGATGGCGACAGAGAGGAGTTCCGCCCCGACTACTCGGCCACCTTTGAACAGACCGCCCTCCGCTTCGCACGCACGCTCCTCCACGAGCCCTTCAGcgaggagctgctcgaccacgccggcatcgccaacAGCCTCAACGGCGCCGACTTCCCCTCCTGGATCCCCGACTTCCGCCGGCCCTGGCGTCGCATGAcggtcgccgacgccgccgagtccgaggcggccggcgagacGGACTTCGACTTCGGCTTCGACCCCAACGAGGCGGACGACGTGCTCCTCCTCATgggcgtcaaggtcgacaCCATCTCCCACGCGACAGACCTCCCGCGCCCGGCGCACCTGCACGCCGAGCAGCCGTCCCTCTGGGTAAAACGCGACATGGTGACGCTCTCCAAGCTGCTGGCCGGCATCCCCGGCTTCGAGGACGCGACGTACCCGACGGGCGAgacgggcgtcgaggcggtGCTGCGGACGCTCACGTTCTTCCGCaccgaggcggacgaggcggacgggcacggcgaggacggcgagggcgacaaCGAGGTCCCGATGACAACGCTGAAGCTGGCGTACCGCACCTGCacggcggtcgaggacgacgacctcgacggctcGCGGCCCGAGAGGGAGGCGCTGCGCAGGGAGATCATGCTGTCCGGGTGCACGGCCaaggaggcgggcgaggcgctcgaggcggcggcgcaagTGCTCATCAACCGCGTGTTCCCGATGCGCGCGGCGCTGGACCTCGTGCTGGCCCGGGGCGGGCGGTACGTCGGCATGGTGCCGGAGGGGtgcgaggcgggcgacgagaTCTGGGTGCTGAAGGGGTGTAACGCGCCCTTCGTGCTGCGGAGGAGcgccgagagggagggcgCGAGGcgcatcgtcggcgcggccTACGTGCACGGCATCATgaacggcgaggccgtcgaggagggcgtcgagttcGAGCCCGTGTCGATTCActgagggagaggggggttCCCTGATGTTCACTGATCTGATGATGGTGACCGAATTCGTGGTTTGCAAGTTGGCTCGCTTTCGCCCTTTTGATGCTATGACGACAACTAGAATGGAGTAGACAGCCAGCACGCCAACTATAGTTAGCTTGCGCatgaagaagcagaagaatGCAAAAAGTTATGATTTCTTCCAGTTCACAGAGCTGTCTTACACCGAAGTACCTTGATAGTTCGATCCCTCGGGGCCGGCGTGCAATGAACCGGCGGCCGGGACGGCGCGGGCTGGTGGTGGGTCTGCCGGCCCGCTAGCGCTGCCGGCGCAACAGGGCGTGTGGCTGGTCTGTGAGCGTCATAGATGATCaccggcatcatcatcatcagaAGACGCCCTGTTGCGTGTGGAGGAAATCACCTTTGTCCTGGGACCGTTAGGTTAGAATTAACACTTTCTTTCATGACCTTCGACCCTGCTTTATACACCACCAAAACACTTCATTTTAACCCGTCAATCCTCGACATATTCCAACTTCATCATGCCTTCTTCCAAGGGAAAGCCTACCGACCCCGAGCTGAGAGAGGAGCTTAAAGAGGGTGGGTTTCCTCTCCTTCAAACCTAACTGGGAATGATGCTGAAGACCAAGCTACAGAAATCAAACAAGAGCCCAACAagtccggcggcggcgagggacaATGGGCGGCATGGAAAGTGAGTCGCAGCCCACGGTTCCCGGATTGTCATTTACGGAGCGGCTTTTGCCTTTTCAGATGCATACACTCTTGGAAACCCCCGCTAACGATGACTTCCACAGGGATCaaagctggccaaggagtACGAgaagcagggcggcggctacGAGAACGAGGCCGGGTC
Encoded proteins:
- a CDS encoding Cytochrome b-c1 complex subunit Rieske, mitochondrial; this translates as MAPLAHASRTCLRQLARSSPSATTAARALSTSAARNDTTASSYSSPFKGAQAGNKIPDFSKYMSKGSASNNQLFGYFMVGTMGAITAAGAKSTVQEFLVNMSASADVLAMAKVEVDLSTIPEGKNVIIKWRGKPVFIRHRTQAEIDEANKVSVSSLRDPQADEDRVKTPEWLIMLGVCTHLGCVPIGEAGDFGGWFCPCHGSHYDISGRIRKGPAPLNLEIPEYDFPEDGKLVIG
- a CDS encoding Ankyrin and HET domain-containing protein; the protein is MAEFSYAAIGERDFRILSLSPGKSDEPLRGELLVRPIDTYIDEASKHEGELPESADSYEAVSYVWGSDDKPRRIASPAGAEIAITENLYHCLRRIRLGDRPRLVWVDALCINQSDDREKESQIMLMHDIFVSARRVLAYLGEEADGSKRAVELIQKYWRINIPNPLNAGARAFVENLLSEPVPDAPAGSEAELPPPGDEEWMAVSRFWNRPWFRRVWVVQEFILARDVLMICGDEAVNWAKLWPATIALEEPESPPWPLVNTAGEELKGAADLMANMAQRLRFFQLGSMRGNSDEHGHGDDDGHEHGGGCCGGHGSHDHGHDHDHDEEEEDDKDAEDAEEGDDDEDDGEWESEDGDDSGRSTDLLSLLLSFREVEATDPRDLYFALLGLASDGDREEFRPDYSATFEQTALRFARTLLHEPFSEELLDHAGIANSLNGADFPSWIPDFRRPWRRMTVADAAESEAAGETDFDFGFDPNEADDVLLLMGVKVDTISHATDLPRPAHLHAEQPSLWVKRDMVTLSKLLAGIPGFEDATYPTGETGVEAVLRTLTFFRTEADEADGHGEDGEGDNEVPMTTLKLAYRTCTAVEDDDLDGSRPEREALRREIMLSGCTAKEAGEALEAAAQVLINRVFPMRAALDLVLARGGRYVGMVPEGCEAGDEIWVLKGCNAPFVLRRSAEREGARRIVGAAYVHGIMNGEAVEEGVEFEPVSIH
- a CDS encoding Ribosomal protein s17 encodes the protein MKFQTPTVLAALVALAAAEVPQEHSHEKYLRAVNALLKQDNPNNIVDAVFGLLGNAAAADGAGDVTNLDCLHQVTADSAFSAAKAAGDVDGMASALVFRAVERNTGAVGLKSVLCDETAVNPEIAALTQHQDPASENAAEENKAITLELARQLAAVGADPQLALDSGTFAPGDVNDATGAGNTCDDADDAEGCIFTQGLLVQDATPEEIDAAVAEGAGGAGGNAGNAGGDAAADDGAAACPAGNATESAANSTSATTRLRARVRRSTPVARSPLSKAVLSQRGATATVRRQNNNGTADAGDDADNADNNAGNDAATGTTNNVQTFTGDLGGPAPPVSSSASSDKPFEVNGATFLNAGAALQRSCAVQHNACADAANSGAEDVSVADCDAQEDSCLAAASLKKLRRASGLNAGGRRMRIAASGLVRGRQAFDFGECADPSIQFAEGLDGRAEASFGPAGDFDHGSAQNINIISGFICGQLGSRCQADEAAVAACEQGQADAQGLEGQEAADAFNSALGL